A single genomic interval of Croceibacter atlanticus HTCC2559 harbors:
- the xerD gene encoding site-specific tyrosine recombinase XerD, translated as MTWLQTLKDYQHYLKIERGLSLNSIKSYSYDVEKLMKFLEKNDLKTSPLKIDANITKAFVYDVAKHMNERSQARLISGLKSFFNYLVFEDYRETNPVDLIESPRIGRKLPDTLSLEEIDNLIAHIDLSKPEGERNRAMIDTLYSCGLRVSELITLNLSDLFFEEGFIKVTGKGNKQRFVPIAEHTQKLISIYKTEIRNHQDIKKGHEDTLFLNRRGRGLTRAMIFTIVKNLSEKCGLQKTISPHTFRHSFATHLLENGADLRAIQQMLGHESITTTEIYMHLDQTHLRDVVNQFHPRR; from the coding sequence TTGACTTGGTTACAAACGTTAAAAGATTATCAACATTATCTTAAAATAGAACGTGGTCTCTCTTTAAACTCTATAAAGAGCTACTCTTATGATGTTGAGAAGCTTATGAAATTTTTAGAGAAAAATGACTTAAAAACATCTCCTTTAAAAATTGATGCAAACATTACAAAGGCCTTTGTGTATGATGTGGCTAAACATATGAATGAGCGTTCTCAAGCACGATTAATTTCTGGATTAAAAAGTTTTTTCAACTATCTCGTCTTTGAAGATTATAGAGAAACAAATCCTGTTGATTTAATTGAATCTCCTAGAATAGGCAGAAAATTACCAGATACATTATCCTTAGAAGAGATAGACAATTTAATTGCACATATAGATCTTAGTAAGCCAGAAGGCGAACGTAATAGAGCTATGATTGACACTTTATACAGTTGCGGGTTACGTGTAAGTGAATTAATTACCCTTAATCTTTCTGATCTCTTTTTTGAGGAAGGCTTTATAAAAGTAACAGGAAAAGGAAACAAGCAACGTTTTGTACCAATTGCAGAACATACTCAAAAGTTAATCTCTATTTATAAAACCGAAATAAGAAACCATCAAGATATTAAGAAAGGCCACGAAGATACTCTGTTTTTAAATCGTAGAGGTCGCGGATTAACACGTGCTATGATTTTTACTATTGTAAAAAACTTGTCTGAAAAATGTGGTTTACAAAAAACTATAAGTCCACATACGTTTAGACATTCTTTTGCAACTCACCTATTAGAAAATGGAGCTGATTTAAGAGCTATACAACAAATGCTAGGACACGAAAGTATTACGACTACTGAAATTTATATGCATTTGGACCAAACACATTTAAGAGATGTGGTTAATCAATTTCACCCAAGACGATAG
- a CDS encoding porin family protein, translating into MKKLFLFAAIAAFGITNLQAQDGVSFGAKGGVNFSTLTGDDVDDLDEDNARTSFHVGAIVEIPISDRFSVQPEILYSGQGIKFEDEDFLGQGTEAKIKLDYINVPVLAKFYLVEGFSIEAGPQFGFLVNDEFEIEDSNGDTIESEDLDAASFDLGAAVGLGYKFTNGLFLQGRYVFGLSNIDDSDEEGAFEDDLTNSTLQFSVGLQF; encoded by the coding sequence ATGAAAAAACTATTTTTATTTGCAGCAATCGCTGCATTCGGTATTACAAATTTACAAGCACAGGATGGGGTTTCATTTGGTGCAAAAGGTGGTGTTAATTTTTCTACCTTAACTGGTGATGATGTTGATGATCTAGATGAAGATAATGCCAGAACTTCTTTTCATGTTGGTGCCATAGTTGAAATTCCTATTTCAGATCGTTTTTCTGTACAGCCTGAAATTTTATATTCAGGACAAGGTATAAAATTTGAAGATGAAGATTTTTTAGGACAAGGAACAGAAGCTAAAATTAAATTAGATTATATTAATGTACCTGTATTGGCTAAGTTTTATCTAGTAGAAGGTTTTAGTATTGAAGCTGGACCACAATTTGGATTCTTAGTTAATGATGAATTTGAAATAGAAGACTCTAATGGTGATACAATAGAAAGTGAAGATCTTGATGCTGCATCATTTGATTTAGGAGCTGCTGTAGGATTAGGTTATAAATTTACAAATGGCTTATTCTTACAAGGACGCTATGTATTTGGACTATCTAATATAGACGATTCTGATGAAGAAGGTGCTTTTGAAGATGACTTAACTAACTCAACATTACAATTTTCTGTAGGTTTACAGTTCTAA
- a CDS encoding porin family protein, translating into MKRLLILGTVLMFSVITVQAQEVSFGLKGGFNAANTKTDSGFETETRNGFHVGLYAENRLSDVFAIQPELIYSQQGFTESNGASEREQKVDYLNLPVMLKVYVIPGLFVEAGPQIGLAINDKEEINGPFFTSETERDPDSFDYGVGLGGGLKLFNGLMVGARYNIGLGELYEDVEFNNRVFQVYLGIEL; encoded by the coding sequence ATGAAACGATTATTAATTTTAGGAACAGTTTTAATGTTCTCAGTAATTACAGTGCAAGCACAAGAAGTTTCTTTTGGATTAAAAGGAGGTTTTAATGCTGCAAATACAAAGACAGACTCAGGATTTGAAACTGAAACAAGAAATGGTTTTCACGTAGGGTTATATGCTGAAAATAGATTGAGTGATGTTTTTGCAATACAACCAGAATTAATTTACTCACAACAAGGTTTTACAGAATCTAACGGAGCTTCAGAACGCGAACAGAAGGTAGATTATTTAAACCTTCCGGTAATGCTTAAGGTTTATGTTATTCCAGGATTGTTTGTAGAAGCTGGTCCTCAAATTGGATTGGCCATTAACGATAAAGAAGAAATTAATGGTCCTTTCTTTACATCTGAGACCGAACGTGATCCAGATTCTTTTGATTATGGGGTAGGCCTTGGTGGAGGTTTAAAACTATTTAATGGCCTAATGGTTGGCGCACGTTACAATATTGGTTTAGGCGAACTTTATGAAGATGTAGAGTTTAATAACCGCGTATTTCAAGTTTACCTAGGAATAGAATTATAA
- the aroQ gene encoding type II 3-dehydroquinate dehydratase — MKLLIINGPNINLLGKREPGIYGTQSFEDFFVNLQFKYKDVELSHFQSNVEGELVTKLQDADTEFDGIILNAAAYTHTSIAIGDAVKGIMTAVVEVHISNTFSREEFRHNSFISPAAKGVILGFGMQSYELAIQSFLNTVEDEG; from the coding sequence ATGAAGTTACTCATTATAAATGGTCCTAATATAAATTTATTAGGCAAACGTGAACCAGGTATTTATGGCACTCAATCTTTTGAAGATTTTTTTGTAAACCTTCAATTTAAATATAAAGATGTAGAGTTGTCTCATTTTCAATCTAATGTAGAAGGAGAGTTGGTAACTAAACTTCAAGATGCAGATACAGAGTTTGATGGCATTATATTAAACGCTGCAGCATACACACATACTTCAATTGCAATAGGAGACGCTGTAAAAGGTATTATGACCGCAGTGGTCGAAGTTCATATATCGAATACATTTTCTAGAGAAGAATTTAGGCATAATTCATTTATCTCGCCTGCAGCAAAAGGTGTAATATTAGGCTTCGGAATGCAAAGTTATGAATTGGCCATACAAAGCTTTTTAAATACTGTTGAAGATGAAGGCTAA